Part of the Bdellovibrionales bacterium genome is shown below.
TATCTTTTATGTCCTGTGAGCTGAGTGTGGGCTTTGAGTGAGTTCCCTCGGTGGGACAGACAATGAATGCGATGAGAATGCGAGAAAGGTGACTTTATGTCAAAAACTGTTGTGTTGGTATATTCTGGGGGATTGGACACATCTATTTGTATTCCGTTAATGCGAGAAGAATATGGTTACGAGCGAATTGTGACAGTAACTGTCGATGTGGGACAACCGCAGTCCGACCTGGATCAGGCACAGGACAAGGCAAGGGCGTTGGGAACTGAGCATTACACCGTTGATGCAAAAGAGGAATTTGCCAAAGACTATTGCTTTAAGGCACTCCAAGCCAATGGGGATTATCAGGGGTATCCTATGAGCACATCAATTGCTCGTCCTGTCATTGGAGCTAAAGCTGCAGAGATTGCACGCAAGGTGAATGCGACCTCCTTTGCTCACGGATGCACCGGCAAAGGCAACGATCAATTTCGGATTGAATTTGCAATTCGGGCGATGATTCCTGAAGCCGTTATTCACGCACCTATTCGAGAACGGAACATGACTCGGAGTTGGGAAATCGATTATGCAAAAAAGCGAAATATTCCAATTCAACAGAGCTTAGATAAGATCTGGTCAATTGACGAGAATCTCTGGGGAAGATCAGTTGAGGGAGGACGCCTCGAGGAACCGAATTTCGTTCCTCCAGAGGAGATTTATCAGTGGACTTTGAGTCCAGAGAAGGCCTTGGCTGTACCGGAATCGATCACTCTCAAATTTGAAAAGGGCGTTCCAATCGAATTCAATGGCAAAAGACTGAGTCCGGCACAGATGGTTGTTCACTTGAATCGGTTGGCTGGCGCTCATGGAATTGGCCGCATCGATATTATGGAAGATCGTATGTTAGGTTTGAAGGTAAGGGAAAATTACGAGTGTCCCGCGGCAACGATTCTTCTCAAAGCTCACAGGGCATTAGAAAATCTAGTTCTTACAAGAGAGGAAATTCGATTTAAGTCTTTGGTTGACCAAGAATGGAGTCGAATGGCTTATGAAGGTCTTTGGTGGGATCCATTAAAGGAGAATCTCGAAGCATTCATAGACCAGACACAGTTGAGAGTGGATGGCCTTGTGCAGTTGAAATTATTCAAAGGTGTGGCTCAGGTCATTGGTCGTGAATCCAAATGGGCACTTTATAATGAAGACCTTGCGAGTTTTGACTCTACGACTTTTAATCAGAATGAGAGCACGGGGCAGGTTAAGAATTTTGGCATGCAATCACGCATGTATTATCAGCTCAAGAGGGCAAATACGTAATGGCGAAGTTATGGGGCGGAAGATTTGGGAAGGAACTTCATCAAGAAGTTCTGGCCTTTACGAGTTCCATCGCCACAGATCAACGTCTTTGGCCACACGATATTCAGGGAAGCCAAGCTCATGCTCGAATGTTGGGAAAATGTGGGATCATTAGCCTTCCCGATTCTGAGCAGATTGTGCGCGGTCTCGACTCCGTTGCGGCCAAGCTTTCCTCAGGCGAGTGGGCGTTTCAGGCTGAGGCTGAGGATGTCCATTCGGAAGTAGAAAGGCTTCTTGCCTCCGAGATAGGAGAATTGGCGGGAAAACTTCATACAGCACGCAGTCGGAACGATCAGGTTTTGTTAAGCACAAAACTTTATTTGCGGGCTGCGGTCACTGATTGGCTCTATGAATTGCAGGGTCTTCGCGCGGTCTTGAAAGATCTTGCAAAAAATCATCTCAATACCTTGCTTCCCGGTTTGACTCACACTCAGCATGCGCAGCCAGTCAGTTTGGCTCATCATTTGATGGCTTATTTTTGGATGCTCCATCGAGACGGCGAGAGGCTCATCGATTACAAAAAGCGGCTCAATAAATGTCCACTTGGAGTAGCCGCTCTGGCTGGCACCGGATTTTCAATTGATAGGCAGATGGTAGCCAAAGAATTGCAATTTGATGGGGTCACCGAAAATAGCCTTGATACCGTCGGAGACAGAGATTTCATTTTAGAGTTGTTGTCCATCACTTCCATCACCATGACTCATTTCTCTCGTTTGGCCGAAGAATTTATTTTGTGGTCGACACCAGAGTTTGGATTTTTGACCCTTGACGACAGTGTGACCACCGGCAGTTCCATCATGCCTAATAAAAAGAATCCAGATGTCGCAGAGCTCATTCGGGGGCGTACGGGGGTTGTTTTTGGTCAATTGATGGCGGCCCTCACATTAATGAAAGCAGTACCCCTGAGTTATAATCGTGATTTTCAAGAGGATAAGGAACTCATTTTTAAATCTCTGGATATACTTCGTGGATCGACGCGCATGTTTGTTTTGATGCTAGAAAACGCAAAATTTCATCCAGACAAAATGGCAAAGAGTTTAATGGGTGATACCTCTAATGCGACTGATCTTGCCGATTACCTTGCGAAGAAGGGCTTGCCTTTTCGTCAGGCTCATGAGGTGGTTGGTAAAATTGTATTGCACTGCGCCTTATCTGGTCAACCAATTGAATCCTTGGATTTGATGACATTTCACCAGTTTTCTCCCCTTTTCGAATCAGATGTGCTCAGCATTGTACTTCATCGGGCAGTGATGGAAGCAAGGACGTCCGAAGGCGGAACAGCTCCAGACGCAGTAAGTCGTCAGATAAAAATGGCCGAATAGAAATTTTTTTAAAAATTTTTTAGAAGAATGGTGGCTCTGATTTCAAGCACAAGACGCAGCAAGACATAGAAAACCTAGACCAAAGGCCTAAAGCTTCCTAGACCAAAGCCGAGAAGCTTCCTGAACACGTTGGAGCACACTTGATAGACTTCTATTTCAGCAGTCACTGAGTAGAGGGCTTATCGAGAGTCAGAAAGGAAGGGGCCATCAGCCCTCAACTTTTTGCAAACCTCCAAATTTAAAAACTGAATATTAACAACCAAGGCAATGATTGCCACCTTTACGCGTCTGGCCGTGGGGCCAGGGGATTCTTTTTAACCCGGAGAATCTGTGTGTGAAGTGGGGCCTAAAAAGGATGGAGCCGCAAGGTTTTTGGGAGGTACACAATGGGCTTAAGGATTCATACAAACATCGCTTCAATTAGCGCGCAGAGGCAGCTAACAAAACAGCAAAGTCGGATGGAGCATGCTCAGCAAGCTTTGGCCTCAGGCAGCCGAATTGTCACAGCCTCAGATGATGCGGCTGGATTGGCAATTTCGGAAAACATACGTGGCCAGCTCGCAGGAATAAAAATGGCTCGTAACAATGCCTACAATGCGGGCTCTCTGATTCAGGTCAGTGAGGGTGGTCTGAATGAGATCAATAATATTCTCATTCGTTTACGTGAATTAGGTGTACAGGCAGCTTCTGACACTGTCTCAGAAGTAGAGAGAAGTTTTCTCAATCAAGAAGCCCAACAAATGGTTGATGAATCCGACAGGATTGCGAAGTCAACTCGATTTGGAAATAAGACCTTACTGGACGGGTCTGGCGAAGAATTGGAATATCATGTGGGTCCATTTTCAGGAGAGGAAAATATTATTCGGTATAAAATTTCTGCCGACGCGACGGCCTCTACATTGGGAATCGACGGTATTACGGTGGAAGACAAAGAGTCGGCTCGGTCTACTTTGGAAGCTGTTGATCAAGCGATCGTCAAGCTCGGAAATTTGAGAGCGGATTTTGGCGCGGTCCAGAGTCGTTTGCAAATTACGACTTCTAACTTAGATATCCAAAATGAGAATTTATCTGCTGCAAAATCACGGATAAGGGATGCCGATGTGGCATTTGAGTCGTCTGAATTGACCTCAGCGCAAGTTCTTCAAGCTGCTTCGGTCTCGGTTCTCGCAGCGGCCAATCAAAATGGAGCATCGGCTCTTAAGTTGCTCAGTTGAGAATAGAGTTTTGAAAAGAAATTCCAAGGTTTACGGAGTAGTAGCCCACAGACGAAGCTACTCTTAAGCCCGCCCTGGGGCCCTCCCACAAGCCCCGGGGTATTTTAATGGACGCTCATCTTTCACGTGAGTTTCTATTTCCTACTGCAGAAGCGCTATCGCAATCCACTTTGAATTTTGTTTTTACCTTCGGTCCAAGAAAACTCGATGCGACCCGGCCTAACATTGAGGTAGGAGATTGGTAGGAAACCTCTTTCTCAAAAGTTCCCTTTTCCAAACGAGATCGGGTAAATTTAAATTCTCCGAAATATTCGCCATCAAAAAGCAAGAGAAGAAGCCCCTCCCTTTTCGCATCGTCGCTCCCAGCGGGCTGATATTCCAATTCAAAGAGGTATTTTATGATCGTCTCGTTTGCGTTTGCCTCTCTTAACTCTTCGTCATAGAGAGTGAAACGACCATGAGAATTCGGATCAATTTCAAATGATTTTTGTAGAGTTGAAACAGTCATGCCACCCGATTCATGCCATATGGACTTCGTTACACGACAAGTGATATTCAATCGATATCTAAATGGTTCCGTCCCGCTCGGTTTGGAATCTGCAAGTGCGAGAACCTGATGTATGGCAAGGACGGCGGCAAGACCTTGGGGCAAATGGCGACTCAGTGCTATCCTCAAAATTTTCAAAGTATTTCTCAGTAAAAAATAGATTTGACTCATGCGATTCAAGGCTCCTTGTAAAACTCAATGACCCGCAACGCAGGTTCTGAGCGTGGTGACAAGCCCAATGGGCATATGCATATAGAGTGCCACTCGGCTGGAGTGTTACAGGCTTCTGATGCAGAGGGGAAAGGAAGTTCTACCGATTTCTCGGACTGTCATTTTTACCCTCTTGAAAATTAAATCATCGCAGAATCTATGCAAGTCCTATCTTAAGGTTTCTAGAAGCAATGCAATTTGAGATTTGCCCGCACCTTCGGTCCGTAGAATTTTGTAGCAAAGCGACCAAAAATAGAGTGAGGAGATTGATAGGAGGTATCCTTTTCAATGATTCCCGTATGAAAGCGTGATCGGGAGACCTCAAATTCTCCCAGATATGCCCCATTAAGATAGGCAATCAGAACTCCATTTCTGGCAGAAGGATTTCTATCTATTTCTCTGTATTCCATTTGGATCAGACTCTTTGAAATGGTCTCCTGCGTTTCGCCGTCTTTGGTGACTTCGTGATCGAGGATAAATCTGTTGTCTTCTTCGAAGTGAATTGCTAGCGCCTTTTGAATCGCAGAAACAGTTGTGCCACCGGCTTCGTGATAAATGGATTTAGTTAGGTTGCACGTGACCAATAA
Proteins encoded:
- a CDS encoding argininosuccinate synthase, producing the protein MSKTVVLVYSGGLDTSICIPLMREEYGYERIVTVTVDVGQPQSDLDQAQDKARALGTEHYTVDAKEEFAKDYCFKALQANGDYQGYPMSTSIARPVIGAKAAEIARKVNATSFAHGCTGKGNDQFRIEFAIRAMIPEAVIHAPIRERNMTRSWEIDYAKKRNIPIQQSLDKIWSIDENLWGRSVEGGRLEEPNFVPPEEIYQWTLSPEKALAVPESITLKFEKGVPIEFNGKRLSPAQMVVHLNRLAGAHGIGRIDIMEDRMLGLKVRENYECPAATILLKAHRALENLVLTREEIRFKSLVDQEWSRMAYEGLWWDPLKENLEAFIDQTQLRVDGLVQLKLFKGVAQVIGRESKWALYNEDLASFDSTTFNQNESTGQVKNFGMQSRMYYQLKRANT
- the argH gene encoding argininosuccinate lyase gives rise to the protein MAKLWGGRFGKELHQEVLAFTSSIATDQRLWPHDIQGSQAHARMLGKCGIISLPDSEQIVRGLDSVAAKLSSGEWAFQAEAEDVHSEVERLLASEIGELAGKLHTARSRNDQVLLSTKLYLRAAVTDWLYELQGLRAVLKDLAKNHLNTLLPGLTHTQHAQPVSLAHHLMAYFWMLHRDGERLIDYKKRLNKCPLGVAALAGTGFSIDRQMVAKELQFDGVTENSLDTVGDRDFILELLSITSITMTHFSRLAEEFILWSTPEFGFLTLDDSVTTGSSIMPNKKNPDVAELIRGRTGVVFGQLMAALTLMKAVPLSYNRDFQEDKELIFKSLDILRGSTRMFVLMLENAKFHPDKMAKSLMGDTSNATDLADYLAKKGLPFRQAHEVVGKIVLHCALSGQPIESLDLMTFHQFSPLFESDVLSIVLHRAVMEARTSEGGTAPDAVSRQIKMAE
- a CDS encoding flagellin FliC; translated protein: MGLRIHTNIASISAQRQLTKQQSRMEHAQQALASGSRIVTASDDAAGLAISENIRGQLAGIKMARNNAYNAGSLIQVSEGGLNEINNILIRLRELGVQAASDTVSEVERSFLNQEAQQMVDESDRIAKSTRFGNKTLLDGSGEELEYHVGPFSGEENIIRYKISADATASTLGIDGITVEDKESARSTLEAVDQAIVKLGNLRADFGAVQSRLQITTSNLDIQNENLSAAKSRIRDADVAFESSELTSAQVLQAASVSVLAAANQNGASALKLLS